CCCACCACATCCTGCGCCAGCTGCTGCAGGCCGCGCTCGAACGCGGCCGCCACCGCGGGTACGTCGGTGCTGCCCACCGGCTGTGCCTGGCGGAACGTGCGGTCGGCCACCACGCGCTGGTCGGTGGTGTGGATCAGCTTGGCGTTGACTTCGATCACCACCGTCGGCGTGGCCTGGCCCTGGTAGTCCGACTCGAAGCGGCGTACATCGGTGGCCAGCTTGTAATCGGCGCGGATGCCGGCAGCGGTGCGGGCCACACCACGCAGGCGGCCGGAATCCTCGAAGCCACGCAGCAGGGTGTCTTCAATGATGTCGGTGGCCGGCTGTGCCCAGCTGGCGCCCTTGTAGATCTCCAGCTCGGATGGTGTTGGCCGCACGTTGATGCGCGGGCTGTCGACCATGCGCGCGGCGCTGGGCTTGGACACCACCAGCTGCCAGTCGGCCTGCGGCCAGTTCGGGTCCACCTTCACCTGCACCGCAGGCGAATACAGGGTGACCGGGCTCTTGTCGCCGCTGCCAAGGATGGAGCAGCCACCCAGCAGGGCAACGGCCGATGCGGCCAGCAGCAGGCGCGGAAGGGTCATCGGGCTCATTTGGGTTCAAACTCCTTCGGTGCGTCGCGGCCCAGCAGATAGCGCGCGGGGTTGTTCTCGAGACGGTCACTGACCCGGCGAAGGTCGCGGATCAGGCCGCGCAGTTCGTTCAGCGTCGGGCCCAGCTGGCCCAGGCCATCGTTGGCGAAGCTGTTGATGGCCGCACGGTTCTCGCCGAGGATCGAATCGGCATTGCCAGCGGCCGAATCGAGTTTGCCCAGGGTGGCATCGAGCTTGTCGATGATGCCCGGCAGCTGCTGCACCAGGTTCTTGTCCAGGCGCTCGATGGTGCCGTTGGTGGTCTTCAGCGTGGTGTCCAGGCTGCGTGCCGCATCGCGTGCGCTCAGCAGCAGCGCCTGGGTGCCCTGGTCACGGTCGGCCAGGCCGCCGCTGATGGTTTCCAGGTTGGCCAGGGTGGCGTTGATCGAGGCCACGTTGCGGTCGCTGAGGATCTGGTCCATCCGCTCGACGATGCGGTTGGCCACGTCGGTGATGTTCTGCAGCGCCGACGGCGTGGTCGGGATGATCGGCGCCGGATCCTTGTTGACCGTGGTCAGCGTCGGCGCCTGCGGCGTGCCGCCACTGAGCTGGATGATCGACGGGCCGGTCAGGCTGGTGATGGCCAGCTTGGCGCGGGTATCGGTCTTGACCGGCGTGTTGGAATTCAGGCGGATACGTGCCACGACCTGGCGCGGGTCATCGGGCACCAGGTTCAGTTCGGTGATCGACCCCACCGCGATGCCGTTGTACTGCACCGGGCTGCCGACCGACAGGCCGGTGACCGCCTCGCGGAACACCACGCGGTATTCCTGCCAGGTGCGGTCGGAGGAATACTTGGCCGCCCACAGGCCGAAGGCCAGCAGGGCCAGGCCGGTGATCAGGGTGAACGCGCCGATCAGCACGTAGTTGGCTTTGGTTTCCATGGCTCAGGCACTCTTGATCTGTTCGCCGCGTGCGGCACGCGCGCGGGGTCCGTGGAAATATTCCTGGATCCACGGATGGTCCAGTTGTTCGAGTTCGGACAGTGGCGCGTTGGCCACCACCTTGCGGTCGGCGATCACCGCCACCCGGTCGCAGATCGCATACAGCGTGTCCAGGTCATGGGTGATCAGGAACACGGTCAGGCCCAGCGCTTCCTGCAGGGTCTTGATGAGGCGGTCGAAGGCGGCCGCGCCGATCGGGTCCAGGCCGGCGGTCGGTTCGTCCAGGAACAGCAGCGGCGGGTCCAGTGCAAGCGCCCGGGCCAGACCGGCGCGCTTGCGCATGCCGCCGGACAGCTGCGAGGGCAGCTTGTTGATGGCATCCGCAGGCAGGCCGGCCAGCTTCACCTTCAGCAGTGCCAGTTCGTAGTGCCAGCGCTCGGGCAGTTCGCGGTGGTGTTCCTTCAGCGGCACCTGCACGTTCTCGCCCACGGTCAGCGAGGAGAACAGCGCGCCATCCTGGAACAGCACGCCGGTGTTGCGTTCGATGTGCAGGCGGCTTTCGGCGTCGTCGGCGCGTGCGTCGCGGCCGAGCACGTCGATCTGCCCTTCGTCGGGAACACGCAGGCCGAGGATCGAACGCATCAGCACCGATTTACCGGTGCCCGAACCGCCCACCACGCCCAGGATCTCGCCACGGCGCACGTCCAGGTCCAGGCCCTCGTGCACGGTCTGGCTGCCGAAGCGGTTGACCAGCCCGCGCACGCGGATGGCCAGGTCATGGCCCTGGTCGTCCTGCATCGCGGTAGTGCTGTCGCTGTCGTAGATACTCATCTCACCAGTCCATGTGCATGAACCACAACGCCGCGAAGGCGTCGATGATGATGACCAGCGAAATGGTCTGCACCACGCTGGAGGTGGTGCGTTCGCCCACCGACTGCGCCGTGCCTTCCACCTTCAGGCCTTCCAGGCAGCCGATCAGGCCGATGACCAGCGCGAACACCGGCGCCTTGGACAGGCCCACCAGCATGTGCCGCACTTCCATCGTTTCGTGCATGCGCGCGATGTACATCTGTGGCGGAATATCCAGGTCGAACGCGCCCACGGTGATGCCGCCGGCCAGGCCGGCGATCATCGCGATGAAGGTCAGCAACGGCAGGGTCACCAGCAGCGCCAGCAGGCGTGGCAGCACCAGCAGGTCGACCGGGTCGAGGCCCAGCGTGCGCATCGCATCGATTTCCTCGCGCGCTTTCATCGCACCGATCTGCGCGGTGAACGCACTGGCGGTACGGCCGGCCAGCACGATGGCGGTCAGCAGCACGGCGAATTCGCGCAGGAAGGCGATGTTGACCAGCTCGACCACGTAGATCTCCGCGCCGAAGTCACGCAGGATGGTCGAGCCGAGGAAGGCGATGACGGCACCGACCAGATAGGACAGCAGCGCCACCAGCGGCACCGCGTCCAGTCCCACCTGTTCCATCTGGTGCACGGTGGCGGTCAGGCGGAAGCGCCGCGGCTCCTTCACCAGCCGCGCCGCCTTCACCAGGTTCTCGCCGAGGAAACTGCACAGCGCCTTGATGTTGTGGGCCGTGGCGTGGACGCTGACGCCCAGGCGTTCGAGTGCGGCCAGCACGCCGAAATCGCGCTTGGGCTTGGGCCGGTCGTCGGCCACTTCCTCGATGGTGCACACCAGTGCCTGGTGGTCCGGGCGGAACTGCAGGGCCTGTTCGCCGAGGTCGGCGCGATGGGCCACGCGCAGCACCTGCAGCACGCCGGCCGAGTCGAGCTGCTCGATGCCGGTGGCATCGATGCCGGTCAATGTGTCGGGAATGCCACGCAGCACCTCGGCCGCGTCCAGCGCGGTCTTCAAGGTCCAGTGTCCGGACAGGCGGATCAGCCCGGGATCGTGGGCGTCCTGTTCAAGCCGGGGGGCGTGGTTCGGGGTCATGGGGGCCATTCGGCTCGCAGCATAACCGTTTCGCCCTGCACGTCGCGTCGAACCCTGATGAATTTCTCCTGCCGGGGCCGACGTAGGTAATACTACGGCGCATGTCTGCAGACGCTCACACGATCCCCACGCCCCAGGCCACCTACGCACAGCGCGTAGCGTTCGTTTCCGAGATCGCCGGGCGCCTGCACAGCTATGGCACCACCGCCCAGCGCCTGGAAACGGCCGTGGTGGCACTGGCGCGCCAGCTCGACCTGGATTGTGAACCGTGGTCCAACCCCACCGGCATCATCCTCAGTTTCAGCGACCCGGCGCAGGCCATCGGTTCCAGCGACATCACCCGGGTGATCCGCCTGGCGCCGGGCGAGAACGACCTGCACAAGCTGAGCGTGGCCGACCGCATCGCCGAGGAAGTCTCCAACGGCCGCATGAGCATCGCCCAGGGGCACACCGCGCTGCGCCAGCTGGACAAGGACCCCGGCCGACGCGGCAAGCTGCGCACCATCCTGTCCTTCAGCCTGGGCGCGGCGGGTGTGGCTGGCATGTGGAAGCTGCCGTGGCTGGACATCGCCACGGCCGGTGTCATCGGCATGATGATCGGCCTGCTGGGCATGGTCACCGACCGCCGCCCGGCCACCCGCGAGGCAGCCGAAGCACTGGCCGCGCTGCTGGCCGGCATGGTCGCGACCCTGGTGGCGGCCTTCGTTGGTGCGCTCAACCTCAACACCGTCATCATCGCCTCGCTGGTGGTCCTGCTGCCCGGCATGTCGCTCACCAACGCGGTCAATGAACTGGCCAGCCAGCACTGGGTATCGGGTACGGCGCGTTTTGCCGGCGCGCTCACCACCATCATGAAACTCAGTGTCGGCGCGATGATCGCGGTGACCCTGGCCGATGTGCTGGGCCTGGACCCTGTCATCCGCGCCTCGCGGCCGCAGGGGCCGTGGGTTGAATGGGGATCGCTGCTGACCGCGGCGTTCGCCTTCGCCATGCTGTTCAAGGCCAACCGACGGGATTATCCGTGGGTCATGGCGGCCTCGGTGGCCGGTTATGCGATTTCCAAGTTTGGCGGCCATGCATGGGGCGCACCGGCCGGCATCTTCCTGTCGGCGATGCTGCTCACCGCCGGCGGCAATCTGTTCGGCCGGCTGGTCGGGCGTCCGGGCGCGATCATCCGCCTGCCGGGCATCATCATGATGGTGCCCGGCAGCACCAGCCTGCGCGGCGTGCTGACCCTGGTGCAGCAGCAGGATGTGGGTGCCGGGCAGAGCGTGTTCCTCACCGTGCTCAACGTGGTGATGGCACTGGTGGCCGGCCTGCTGTTCGGCAACCTGCTGATGCCGGCGAGAAAAACCCTGTGATGCTGTCGGTAGGTGTGGACCGTTGGTCCACACAAAGGGGAATGAAAAAACGCCGGCTTGCGCCGGCGTTTTTCATCGCTTCCCGACCCGGCCTCAGGCCTTCTTGATCAGGAAATCTTCCGGCTTCTTGCCGCCCTTGGCGGTCAGTTCGGCCATCCAGCGCGGCTGCTTGCCACGGCCGGTCCAGGTTTCCTTCGGATTGGCCGGATTACGGTACTTGGGGGCCACCTTGCCAAGCTTGCGGCCAGCGGTCTTCGCCGGTGCCTTGGTGGCCTTGGCCGCCTTGCGGGCGCGCGGAGCGGCCGGGGCGTCGCCGAACAGTTCCTCGATGGTGTAGCCCTCGGCCTTGGCCAGCTTGCTCAGCTGTGCGCGCACCTTGGTGATCGGGCGACGCTTGGCCACGATGGTCTGCTGCTTCTTGGCGGTGCGGATCAGGGCGCCCAGTTCGCGTGCCGACAGGCCGCTCAGGTCGATGCTCATCTACGATTACTCCGGAAACTAATTAAGGGACAGGGACGAGCCGGTCCGTGGCGTCGCGGGACAGAATAATGACGAATTAATCCCAACACAAACATCGGCAGTCGCGACATGGCGCCCGGATGGCGCCAATGCGCCTATTTTGGCCGCATTATGTCCGCCTTCATTTTGCTGGTGCGCACAAAACCGGCAAAAAAAAAGACCGGGGCGAACCCCGGTCCCTGTGATCAGCCCTGCAGCCGCTGCAGCAGGCGGGCCCTGTCCAGGCTTTCCGCCTCGCTGGCCCGGCGCGAACGATACTCGAAGGTGCCGGCGGCCAGACCGCGTTCGCTGACCACCACCCGGTGCGGGATGCCGATCAGTTCCATATCGGCGAACATGGCGCCCGGGCGCAGGCCACGGTCGTCCAGCGCCGCATCCAGGCCCGCATCGCGCAGTTCCTGCAGCAGCCCGGCAGCCGCATCGGCCACGCCAGCGTCACCCTTCGGGTTGATCACGCACACCACCACCTGCCACGGCGCCATGGCCTCCGGCCAGATGATGCCGGCGTCATCGTGGTTTTGTTCGATCGCGGCAGCGACCACGCGGGAGATACCGATGCCGTAGCAGCCCATTGCCATGACCGCGGCCTTGCCGTTCTCGTCCAGCACGGTGGCATCCAGCGCCTGGGCGTACTTGCGGCCCAGCTGGAAGACATGGCCGACCTCGATGCCACGGGCGATCTTCAGCTCGCCGCCGTCCACGGCACGGTCACCGGCCTGCACGTTGCGGATGTCGGCCACTTCCGGCTCGGCCAGGTCGCGGCCCCAGTTGACGCCGGCCAGGTGGAAGCCAGCGTCGTTGGCACCGACAACGAAGTCGGCCATGGCCGCCACTTCACGGTCGGCGACAACACGGATGGGCTTGGCCGGAGCGACCGGGCCAAGGAAGCCCGGTACGCTGCCCAGGTGTTCAGCGATTTCCGCTTCGCTGGCAAAACGCTGCTCTTCCAGGCCGGCGACCTTGCCCAGCTTGATCTCGTTGACGTCGTGGTCGCCGCGCACCAGGGCCAGCACGA
Above is a genomic segment from Stenotrophomonas sp. ESTM1D_MKCIP4_1 containing:
- a CDS encoding ABC-type transport auxiliary lipoprotein family protein, whose translation is MSPMTLPRLLLAASAVALLGGCSILGSGDKSPVTLYSPAVQVKVDPNWPQADWQLVVSKPSAARMVDSPRINVRPTPSELEIYKGASWAQPATDIIEDTLLRGFEDSGRLRGVARTAAGIRADYKLATDVRRFESDYQGQATPTVVIEVNAKLIHTTDQRVVADRTFRQAQPVGSTDVPAVAAAFERGLQQLAQDVVGWTLVNGQNDAATPKR
- a CDS encoding MlaD family protein — its product is METKANYVLIGAFTLITGLALLAFGLWAAKYSSDRTWQEYRVVFREAVTGLSVGSPVQYNGIAVGSITELNLVPDDPRQVVARIRLNSNTPVKTDTRAKLAITSLTGPSIIQLSGGTPQAPTLTTVNKDPAPIIPTTPSALQNITDVANRIVERMDQILSDRNVASINATLANLETISGGLADRDQGTQALLLSARDAARSLDTTLKTTNGTIERLDKNLVQQLPGIIDKLDATLGKLDSAAGNADSILGENRAAINSFANDGLGQLGPTLNELRGLIRDLRRVSDRLENNPARYLLGRDAPKEFEPK
- a CDS encoding ABC transporter ATP-binding protein, which translates into the protein MSIYDSDSTTAMQDDQGHDLAIRVRGLVNRFGSQTVHEGLDLDVRRGEILGVVGGSGTGKSVLMRSILGLRVPDEGQIDVLGRDARADDAESRLHIERNTGVLFQDGALFSSLTVGENVQVPLKEHHRELPERWHYELALLKVKLAGLPADAINKLPSQLSGGMRKRAGLARALALDPPLLFLDEPTAGLDPIGAAAFDRLIKTLQEALGLTVFLITHDLDTLYAICDRVAVIADRKVVANAPLSELEQLDHPWIQEYFHGPRARAARGEQIKSA
- a CDS encoding ABC transporter permease translates to MAPMTPNHAPRLEQDAHDPGLIRLSGHWTLKTALDAAEVLRGIPDTLTGIDATGIEQLDSAGVLQVLRVAHRADLGEQALQFRPDHQALVCTIEEVADDRPKPKRDFGVLAALERLGVSVHATAHNIKALCSFLGENLVKAARLVKEPRRFRLTATVHQMEQVGLDAVPLVALLSYLVGAVIAFLGSTILRDFGAEIYVVELVNIAFLREFAVLLTAIVLAGRTASAFTAQIGAMKAREEIDAMRTLGLDPVDLLVLPRLLALLVTLPLLTFIAMIAGLAGGITVGAFDLDIPPQMYIARMHETMEVRHMLVGLSKAPVFALVIGLIGCLEGLKVEGTAQSVGERTTSSVVQTISLVIIIDAFAALWFMHMDW
- a CDS encoding threonine/serine exporter family protein; translated protein: MSADAHTIPTPQATYAQRVAFVSEIAGRLHSYGTTAQRLETAVVALARQLDLDCEPWSNPTGIILSFSDPAQAIGSSDITRVIRLAPGENDLHKLSVADRIAEEVSNGRMSIAQGHTALRQLDKDPGRRGKLRTILSFSLGAAGVAGMWKLPWLDIATAGVIGMMIGLLGMVTDRRPATREAAEALAALLAGMVATLVAAFVGALNLNTVIIASLVVLLPGMSLTNAVNELASQHWVSGTARFAGALTTIMKLSVGAMIAVTLADVLGLDPVIRASRPQGPWVEWGSLLTAAFAFAMLFKANRRDYPWVMAASVAGYAISKFGGHAWGAPAGIFLSAMLLTAGGNLFGRLVGRPGAIIRLPGIIMMVPGSTSLRGVLTLVQQQDVGAGQSVFLTVLNVVMALVAGLLFGNLLMPARKTL
- a CDS encoding H-NS histone family protein encodes the protein MSIDLSGLSARELGALIRTAKKQQTIVAKRRPITKVRAQLSKLAKAEGYTIEELFGDAPAAPRARKAAKATKAPAKTAGRKLGKVAPKYRNPANPKETWTGRGKQPRWMAELTAKGGKKPEDFLIKKA